The genomic window GCGATCGCATTGTATTAAATAAGTGCGATCGCTTTTTAATTAATTGCTATTGTGAGAAATGCGATCGCACTTACGAGCCGCCTCAAAATGCTACCTGGATTTTAAACCTCAATAGATAATAGATAAGCTTTCAAGTTTTCTCCCAATTCCGATGTAACAAATTGTTAGTTAGTAGGTAGCAACAATCGTACAAATCTTGCTCAAAGTGGCGATCGGTTGTCAATGCCTCATCAATACCGCGCTGGCGCATTAAAACAAAACTAACCGCATCACACAACGAATAAGTCTTGTCTTGACGATCCACTAAAAGCTGCATTGCTTGTCGATGAAGTTGCTCATCTACCCAAACTGTTTCGATATCTGGACTATCCAGCAAGTTTGTTACAAAGATCAATACAGCAGGACGAGGAAAACGACGTACTAACGCTAGAACAATTAACTCAGCTAGAACATAGCTATGAGTCAGTAGATTATTGCTTGCACCATTGAGTAGCTGCACAACTTCCTGATGTTGTGGTTCATCTTGATGCAGATAGCAGAGTAAGCCGGACGTATCTAAAAGCACGAAGTAATTTTACCGGAAAAATGGGTCTAAAGCCCCGTCCTACAAGGACGGCTTTATATTATATTTAGCCCTCCAAAGTCTGGTATAATTAAAACAGCAAGTAGGAATAAACATCTATACGTTGAACCATCCTAGTGCGGTGAGACTCCGGCAACGGACATATCCAGCTTGATCTGGAACAGTTAAAGGGCAAACAAAGACGGGTTGGGGAGTATACCATTTTGGCATTAGTGATGAACTCGGAAAGCGGAAATAATTAAAAAGTAAGCACAATTGCAATACCTGTCGTACTGGTAGTTGGTTGAAAGTGTCTAGGGGGACTTTTGATTGTTCCTTTTAAGAGACGACTCTTAAAGAATCCTCGTACCTTCAGGTCGAGGAGTATCAATCTTAATAATCGTTTGCATAGGCTCTTGCCAGGTCATCATCAATACTTGTATTGTCTATTCGGTAGTGCGTCAATTCAATGTGGGATGATATAGTGACAGGGTGGTTTTAAACTCGAAGCATCTCTATGGATTGTCCTCTGTGTGGTCACATTAAAGCCCATAAACATGGCAAGATGCCGAACGGACATCAACGTTACCTGTGTCCCGCTTGCCATCAAACGTTCTCGGAATCCTTCGACAGTTTGTACTATCGTCGACATATTAGTCCTGAACAAATTCGCCAAGTGTTGCAAGCACATAGTGAGGGCAGTAGTTTACGAGGGATTAGTAGAACAACTGGGCTTGCCTACAACACAGTTGTGAGTATTGTTCGCGCTGCCAGTCAAAAAGCCCAATTGGTTCACAATGCCGAAGTCCAAGCTGTACAAACAGAGGAGGTAAGTGCCGATGAGATGTGGTCATTTGTCTCAAAAAACAGAAACAGTGTTGCGCTCAAGAACTAGAAGTCGGGGATTGTTGGATCGGTCTGAGTCTTGCCGATTCAAGTGGCTTAATTCTGGCGGCGCGAGTTGGCAAACACACTGATGAACTGATTGGTCAGTTAGTCCTCAACACCGAGGGAAAAACAAATTGCAAGCAATTTAACAGTGATGCTTGGGGCGGGTATGAGCGAGTTCTACCTCCTGAAATTCACCACTACATTGGCAAAGACAAAACGCAGCGATTAGAACGTACTAATGGTACTGTGCGACAACAAACCGGAAGATGGCATCGACGACAGAACAAGTTTGGTAAGGTGTGGGAACAGACAAAAGTGACAACTCGATTAGTGGTGAGTTACTTCAACTGGATTTGGCAGCATAGCCGATTCAAAACAACTGCTGCACAACGAGCCGGATTAGCAACGAGAGCGTGGAGTTGGCATGATATTGCTACCTATCCCACATTAATTTGATGCATCACCGTCTATTCCTGTCGCGTAGCCAAGACTAATCGCCCCAGCATTGTTTCTAAACCTCTGCCGAGCTTTCTCCTGTTGCTCCTCTGAAGCGGAAATTTTATTGACAACACTACTCTGTTTGCTTAATACCGCAACCATCCATTCTGTGATTGGCAGTCCCATAGCATTCGCTTTTTGCTGTAAGTCTGCATACACTTCATCGCTAAGTTCTAGAGTTAGGTGTTGGCTCATAAGTAAGTTATTAAGAACTTCAACGGGCATAGGAGTAATTATAGCTTTGGTTTTGTAAGGGAGTTGTTAAGGAATAATTGTTGTAATCTGATTTGTGCGATCGCACTTACTAGCCGCCTCAAAATACTCCTGGAGACTTCGCACTTTTATTTTTATCGCACAAATCTCTTTAGCTGTTCAACCAGTAAATGTACTGTAGTTGATGGATTGTCTTGTTCTGGCTTTGAAGGCTCGTATTCTTCCAAGAGTTTTTTAGCACGCTTGATAGCAATATCTTGTTTGTCTAGCAAATCATCATAGATAGTTGTACTATTTTTCTGATATTTTTTACCCAATAAGGATGTCAGTTTTTTAATATAATCATTCCTAGGAATGCCAGTATTAAGAAACTCAAAGTGCAATACATACCATAATTCAAAAGCTTCATTAGAATATGCAACTTTAAACCCATACTTTTTAGCACTAGAAATAGCATTATTAAAATCTTCTTTAGTCCAATCATCCCGATCGAATACACACCAGACTTGATCGTATTCATCCTGGCTTTTTAGCTCGTTAGCACTTTGAACTAACTTACTGGGATTCTCACCTAAACCTTGAATTTCTATTACAACTTTAGGTACGCGAAAGCTTTTAAAATAATTAGGTTCAGTTTTTGCACCTTCGCACACAATCAAGAACCTTTGCTTAATTTCTCTAGTATTGACTTTTCTCGCTGAATAGCCTTGAGAATTTTTAGACATGAGAATCAGCTAAGTAACTTAACTTGCCAATATACGGAATTGCACCATATCTGCCTTTGATATAGTCACTCTCGAAGGAAGCATCATTACGGACTTTGTACTCTGCTAATGAATATAAATCTGTTGCACCATATCTATCTTTTTCCATAAACCATATTTGATCTCTACGAAATAGTTTATTACTGAGTAAATTAGTATCATGAGTCATAAATACTAATTGAGCATTATTAGGATTAGTTTCTTTTGAGTTAAACAAATCGATAATTGCCTTAGTGATTAATGGGTGTAGACTTGAATCGAACTCATCAATTAAAATAATTTTGCCTTTTTTAAGAATTTTGAATATTAATCCAGCTAAAGCAAAAAGTTTCTGCGTGCCTTCAGATTCATGTTTTTTTAAATCAAAGTTTTCAAAAGATTTGTATTTATTATTCTCATCAAAAATCTTGTGGGATGTAGTAATTGAAGCAGCTTGTCTCCCTTCAATACCAGCAATGATTTCCTTGTGTTCATCTTGTAGATTATTTCTAAGATTAACTAGCAAATCTTCCTGATCTACCTTTATATCATCGATTCCTAAGTCTAAATCTCTAATTAATTGAATAATCTCATTTTTGTTTTCATCTTTGATGATGCAATCGACCGTATATTGCAGACTTTGAATATTATTAAGACCGAATTTTATGTTTAAATTTTCCGTTGTCCAAGTGAGAATTTTCTCAGCAATTTCTACATTAAACTGAGCAGATACAGATAAAAAAAGTGCATTTGCCCTCGTTCTTTGTTGAATGCCATCAGCTTTATAAGTTTTGGTTACCTCAATATTATTAAGTTGGCGTTCAAATAATTTGGTTTCTCTCTGTTTTGGAACATAAAACAGCCACTCTGAAACAACTTTTTTCTTATCTACTTCAAACCCATATCTATATTTTCGCCCATCCATCAAAAATACTAACTCAAAAAAAGATGGCTTTTCTTTAGTTTCGGTACTCAGTTTAAAAGGTTCTGCATCTATTTCATCTGTACTTTGAGTTTCTTTAGATGAATTAACCATAAACCATCTCATAAAACCTAATGCTTTGACGAGGTTGCTTTTACCACTAGCATTCGCGCCATATATTGCGGCGCTTTTGAGTAACTTCAGTTTGTTATCTACAGCAAAAACGTTATTCTCATCAAGCTTTTTATCTTTTGCTGTGATGTCTGCTGCTACCATGCTGAAAGTAACTGTATCTTTAAAAGACCTGTAATTACCAATACTAAACTCGATAAGCATAGGTTTTGCTCCATTTTAGCCGCCTAATTTGTGAAAAAATCACATATATATAAGTTAAGATTAGCAAATATTGAGTTGAAGTTGGCTACCTCGGCACTTTTGATTGCTAAATACTAGCTTTCAACAGGGGGCGTAGAATAATAAATAATCGCTAGAAAAACTATCGGTAATTCAATCAACTTTTCTGGCCCGTGCGGGATATCTCCCCGAAATGTTAGCGAATCGCCAGGTTCTAATAGATAGGTAGATTGTCCGTGACGATATTCAATTTTGCCTTGCAGCATATAAATAAACTCTACTCCTGGATGCTCAAAAGTTGGGAAAGCCTCCGAAGCATCGTCCATTGCAATCAAAAATGGTTCAAATAATTTAGTAGATCCGCGATCGTAGGCTAAAAGATGGTAAGTATGACCGCGTTTAGTCCCTCTGCGTACTACTTCCATTCCTTCGCCACTTTTAACCAGTTGCGCGTCGCCTTCGGGCATATTGTAGTTGCGAAATAATGTTGAAAGCGATACGCCTAAAGCACTAGCAAGTTTTGCCAAGGTTTCTAAACTGGTTGCAGTTTGAGCATTTTCTATTTTTGATAGCATACCGCGCGAAATATTGGCGCGATCGCACACTTCGGCGATCGTTAACCTGTGTTTTTGTCGCAATTGCCGGATTGTATTACCTATATAACGCTCTAAGGAACTATTGAGGGCAGTTTGTTCAACATTATCTGCCATGTATTTATCTTCTACTGCAATTTATTTTGCATAATAACAATATTTGTTGACATCTATTTTTAGTTTGGCAAACGGGGATCTTCTGAAGGTGGATGCCAGCCTCCTTGTGTCCACAACTGTCTAGATTCTTGAATAAACTTTTGGTTGTGAAAATCATCATTCAAATCGAGCCGATAGCAGGTTGCTCGACCTGTAGCCGTTGTAGAAAT from Synechocystis sp. PCC 7509 includes these protein-coding regions:
- a CDS encoding IS1 family transposase (programmed frameshift); protein product: MDCPLCGHIKAHKHGKMPNGHQRYLCPACHQTFSESFDSLYYRRHISPEQIRQVLQAHSEGSSLRGISRTTGLAYNTVVSIVRAASQKAQLVHNAEVQAVQTEEVSADEMWSFVKKQKQCCAQELEVGDCWIGLSLADSSGLILAARVGKHTDELIGQLVLNTEGKTNCKQFNSDAWGGYERVLPPEIHHYIGKDKTQRLERTNGTVRQQTGRWHRRQNKFGKVWEQTKVTTRLVVSYFNWIWQHSRFKTTAAQRAGLATRAWSWHDIATYPTLI
- a CDS encoding AAA family ATPase, with the protein product MLIEFSIGNYRSFKDTVTFSMVAADITAKDKKLDENNVFAVDNKLKLLKSAAIYGANASGKSNLVKALGFMRWFMVNSSKETQSTDEIDAEPFKLSTETKEKPSFFELVFLMDGRKYRYGFEVDKKKVVSEWLFYVPKQRETKLFERQLNNIEVTKTYKADGIQQRTRANALFLSVSAQFNVEIAEKILTWTTENLNIKFGLNNIQSLQYTVDCIIKDENKNEIIQLIRDLDLGIDDIKVDQEDLLVNLRNNLQDEHKEIIAGIEGRQAASITTSHKIFDENNKYKSFENFDLKKHESEGTQKLFALAGLIFKILKKGKIILIDEFDSSLHPLITKAIIDLFNSKETNPNNAQLVFMTHDTNLLSNKLFRRDQIWFMEKDRYGATDLYSLAEYKVRNDASFESDYIKGRYGAIPYIGKLSYLADSHV
- a CDS encoding helix-turn-helix domain-containing protein, translating into MADNVEQTALNSSLERYIGNTIRQLRQKHRLTIAEVCDRANISRGMLSKIENAQTATSLETLAKLASALGVSLSTLFRNYNMPEGDAQLVKSGEGMEVVRRGTKRGHTYHLLAYDRGSTKLFEPFLIAMDDASEAFPTFEHPGVEFIYMLQGKIEYRHGQSTYLLEPGDSLTFRGDIPHGPEKLIELPIVFLAIIYYSTPPVES
- a CDS encoding RloB family protein, with amino-acid sequence MSKNSQGYSARKVNTREIKQRFLIVCEGAKTEPNYFKSFRVPKVVIEIQGLGENPSKLVQSANELKSQDEYDQVWCVFDRDDWTKEDFNNAISSAKKYGFKVAYSNEAFELWYVLHFEFLNTGIPRNDYIKKLTSLLGKKYQKNSTTIYDDLLDKQDIAIKRAKKLLEEYEPSKPEQDNPSTTVHLLVEQLKRFVR
- a CDS encoding type II toxin-antitoxin system VapC family toxin; protein product: MLLDTSGLLCYLHQDEPQHQEVVQLLNGASNNLLTHSYVLAELIVLALVRRFPRPAVLIFVTNLLDSPDIETVWVDEQLHRQAMQLLVDRQDKTYSLCDAVSFVLMRQRGIDEALTTDRHFEQDLYDCCYLLTNNLLHRNWEKT